AGCACGGGTCTATCCGCGTGACGGCGGAGATACGCAGCGACAAGGACAAAACCTGGCTGGAGTGCCGGGTGGAAGATTCCGGCATCGGCATTCCCAAGTCGGCTAAAGCCAAGCTGTTCCACCGCTTCAGCCAAGCGGACGCCAGCATCACCCGCCGCTACGGCGGCACCGGCCTGGGACTCGCCATCAGCCGCAGCCTGGTGGAACTGATGCAGGGCCAGATCGGTTTCGATAGCGAGGAAGGCAAGGGCAGCGCCTTCTATTTCTCGCTGCCGCTGACGCGGCCGGAGCCAAATCGCTAAGCCAGTTTGGCCAGGCTATGCCTCAGGGCAGCCAGCTGCGAATCGGCGCCAAATCCAGATGCGCTTCCAGCATATCCGCCAGTTTGTCGATATTGGCTTCGCGCAGCGCCGCATAATCCAGCGCTTCCGGCGCCTTCAGCCCGGCCCAGCGCAATATGGCCTGGCAGGCGGCGGATTCGTCGAACACGCCGTGCAGATAGGTGGCAAAGATCTGATCGTCTTCCGAGCGCGCGCCGTCGCTTGAGCCATCCGCAAAGCTGACGGCGGGCCTCGCCAAGGCCGGCCCCTGGCTCACGCCCATATGGATTTCGTAGCCGGCGGCCTCGGCGTCATCCAGCGTCAGCCGGCCGCGCATCCGCGTCAGCCGCTTTTCCGGCGCCAGCGTGGTTTCCATGTCCAGCCAGCCCAGGCCGTCGCCGCTGCCCGGCGCACCTTCCAGCCCATCCGGATCGTGCAGCTTCTTGCCCAGCATCTGCAGGCCGCCGCAAATGCCCAGCACCTTGCCGCCGTAGCGCAGGTGGCGGCGTATTGCCTCCTCC
The Chromobacterium sp. IIBBL 290-4 DNA segment above includes these coding regions:
- a CDS encoding ATP-binding protein; this translates as MSYDSQLGEGCADDFIGDADRIRQVLLNLTGNAVKFTEHGSIRVTAEIRSDKDKTWLECRVEDSGIGIPKSAKAKLFHRFSQADASITRRYGGTGLGLAISRSLVELMQGQIGFDSEEGKGSAFYFSLPLTRPEPNR